A single region of the Strigops habroptila isolate Jane chromosome 3, bStrHab1.2.pri, whole genome shotgun sequence genome encodes:
- the LRRC4 gene encoding leucine-rich repeat-containing protein 4 has protein sequence MKLLWQVTVHHHHHHHHHHHRHHRCRAWRAALVSYLTVHAWILYVAVATAAASPGAPACPSVCSCSNQLSKVVCTRRGLAEVPPGIPSNTRYLNLMENNIQMIQADTFRHLHHLEVLQLGRNAIRQIEVGAFNGLASLNTLELFDNWLTVIPSGAFEYLSKLRELWLRNNPIESIPSYAFNRVPSLMRLDLGELKKLEYISEGAFEGLYNLKYLNLGMCNIKDMPNLTPLVGLEELEMSGNNFPEIKPGSFHGLKSLKKLWIMNSQINLIERNAFDDLTALVELNLAHNNLSSLPHDLFAPLRYLVELHLHHNPWDCDCDILWLSWWLREYIPTNSTCCGRCHAPLHMRGRFLVEVDQTSFQCSAPFIMDAPMDLNISEGRVAELKCRTPSMSSVRWLLPNGTVLSHASNHPRISVLNDGTLNFSHVLLTDTGVYTCMVTNVAGNSNASAYLNVSTAELNTSNYSFFTTVTVETTEISLEDISPKFTKPVPTTSTGYQPAYTTTTTVLVQTTRPPKQVAIPTADAGDKTQTSLDEVMKTTKIIIGCFVAVTLLAAAMLIVFYKLRKRHQQRSTVSAARTVEIIQVDEDIPATTAATTATMVSTTTAGVAGEGAVVLPAVHDHMNYNTYKAPHGAHWTENNLGNSLHPPGSTLMEPYIIQTHPKEKVQETQI, from the coding sequence ATGAAGCTCTTGTGGCAGGTAACTGtgcaccatcaccaccaccaccaccaccaccaccaccgccaCCACCGCTGCCGCGCCTGGAGAGCTGCCCTCGTCTCCTACTTGACGGTGCACGCCTGGATCCTCTACGTGGCCGTTgccaccgccgccgcctcccccggAGCCCCCGCTTGCCCTTCGGTTTGCTCCTGCAGTAACCAGTTGAGCAAAGTGGTGTGTACCCGGCGCGGCTTGGCCGAGGTGCCCCCCGGCATCCCCTCCAACACCCGGTACCTCAACCTGATGGAGAACAACATCCAGATGATCCAGGCGGACACGTTCCGCCACTTGCATCACCTGGAGGTCCTGCAGTTGGGCAGGAACGCCATCCGGCAGATCGAGGTTGGGGCTTTCAATGGGTTGGCCAGTCTCAACACCTTGGAGCTCTTTGACAACTGGTTGACCGTCATCCCCAGCGGGGCCTTCGAGTACCTGTCCAAGCTGAGGGAGCTGTGGTTGAGGAACAACCCCATCGAGAGCATCCCCTCGTATGCCTTCAACCGGGTGCCCTCCCTCATGCGCCTGGACCTGGGCGAGCTCAAGAAGCTGGAGTACATCTCCGAGGGGGCTTTCGAGGGCTTGTACAACCTCAAGTACCTCAACCTGGGGATGTGCAACATCAAGGACATGCCCAACCTGACGCCCctggtggggctggaggagctggagatgTCGGGCAATAACTTCCCCGAGATCAAACCGGGCTCCTTCCACGGGCTCAAGTCCCTCAAAAAGCTCTGGATTATGAACTCGCAGATCAACCTGATTGAGCGCAACGCCTTCGACGACCTGACGGCACTGGTGGAGCTCAACCTGGCCCACAACAacctctcctccctgccccatgACCTCTTCGCCCCTCTGCGGTACCTGGTGGAGCTTCACCTTCACCACAACCCTTGGGACTGCGACTGCGACATCCTTTGGCTGTCGTGGTGGTTGAGGGAGTACATCCCCACCAACTCGACCTGCTGCGGGCGCTGCCATGCCCCGCTCCACATGCGGGGCAGGTTCCTGGTGGAGGTGGACCAAACCTCCTTCCAGTGCTCGGCGCCCTTCATCATGGACGCCCCCATGGACCTCAACATCTCCGAGGGGCGGGTGGCCGAGCTCAAGTGTCGAACTCCTTCCATGTCCTCCGTTAGGTGGTTGCTGCCTAACGGGACGGTGCTGAGCCACGCATCCAACCACCCGCGGATCTCCGTCCTCAACGACGGCACCTTGAACTTCTCCCACGTCCTGTTGACGGACACCGGGGTTTACACCTGCATGGTGACCAACGTGGCGGGGAACTCCAACGCCTCGGCCTACCTCAACGTGAGCACGGCCGAGCTCAACACCTCCAACTACAGCTTCTTCACCACCGTCACGGTGGAGACCACCGAGATCTCCCTGGAGGACATCTCCCCTAAGTTCACCAAGCCCGTCCCCACCACGTCGACGGGTTACCAACCGGCgtacaccaccaccaccaccgtCCTGGTGCAAACCACGCGGCCGCCCAAGCAGGTAGCCATCCCCACTGCCGACGCGGGCGATAAGACGCAGACCAGCTTGGACGAGGTGATGAAGACCACCAAGATCATCATCGGCTGCTTCGTGGCGGTGACGCTCCTGGCCGCGGCCATGCTCATCGTCTTCTACAAGCTCCGCAAGCGGCACCAGCAGCGCAGCACCGTGTCGGCCGCGCGCACCGTGGAGATCATCCAGGTAGACGAGGACATCCCGGCCACCACCGCCGCCACCACCGCCACCATGGTGAGCACCACCACCGCCGGCGTTGCAGGTGAGGGGGCCGTGGTGCTACCCGCTGTTCATGACCACATGAACTACAACACCTACAAAGCACCGCACGGCGCCCATTGGACCGAGAACAACCTGGGCAACTCCTTGCACCCCCCCGGGAGCACCCTTATGGAACCCTACATCATCCAAACCCACCCCAAGGAGAAAGTCCAGGAGACCCAGATATGA